From Veillonella dispar, one genomic window encodes:
- a CDS encoding UDP-N-acetylmuramoyl-tripeptide--D-alanyl-D-alanine ligase, with product MAEFTLSQVVEATQGTSAHTDNIKFLDVSTDTRTIESGFLFVALKGDAFDGHDFINTAIEKGATGAIVEKGRAVDGIVCIEVDNTLVAYQNLARYHRRRFDIPVVAITGSSGKTTTKEMVAAVLGTEFNVLKTEKNFNNEIGLPKTLLRLTADHQACVVEMGMRGLGQIEELALIAEPTMGIITNVGTSHIELLGSREAIAQAKGELIRCLPENSVAILNEDDPYVKAMDSLAKGKTITYGIERNATCIGSHLRYKKDGIKFTCKCYDEVFDIFLPMIGEHNVYDALAAIVAGRVLGIKSNTIRKGLSEFTGTPMRQEIVPFEDIVILNDAYNANPSSMAEAIKALGQLEGKRKIAMLGDMLELGDYTEQAHREIGQLLAEEGYSVVFTFGDAAAFIAKEAKKAGLTTFRCNSHLEMANAYSDIREKGDVILVKGSRGLRMERVVEELKDRE from the coding sequence ATGGCAGAATTTACATTGTCTCAAGTGGTAGAAGCCACACAAGGGACGAGTGCACATACCGACAATATTAAGTTTTTAGATGTATCTACTGATACAAGAACAATCGAATCAGGCTTTTTATTTGTAGCCTTGAAAGGCGATGCCTTTGATGGTCATGATTTTATTAATACAGCTATCGAAAAGGGCGCTACTGGTGCAATCGTAGAAAAAGGCCGTGCGGTGGACGGCATTGTATGCATTGAAGTAGATAATACATTGGTAGCGTATCAAAATTTAGCACGTTACCATCGTCGTCGCTTTGATATCCCTGTAGTCGCTATTACTGGTTCTTCTGGTAAGACTACAACAAAGGAAATGGTAGCTGCTGTACTCGGCACTGAATTTAATGTTTTGAAAACTGAGAAAAACTTTAACAATGAAATTGGTTTGCCAAAAACATTGTTGCGTTTAACTGCAGACCATCAAGCTTGTGTTGTTGAAATGGGTATGCGTGGCCTTGGTCAAATCGAGGAGCTTGCGTTGATTGCAGAACCAACTATGGGTATTATTACTAATGTTGGTACTAGCCATATTGAGCTATTAGGTTCTCGTGAAGCCATCGCACAAGCTAAAGGTGAGTTAATTCGTTGCTTGCCTGAAAATAGTGTGGCTATTCTCAATGAAGATGATCCATATGTTAAAGCTATGGATAGTCTTGCCAAAGGTAAAACTATTACCTATGGTATCGAACGTAATGCCACATGTATTGGCAGTCATTTGCGTTATAAAAAAGATGGTATTAAATTTACATGCAAATGTTATGACGAAGTATTTGATATCTTCTTGCCTATGATTGGTGAACACAATGTATATGACGCATTGGCAGCAATCGTAGCTGGTCGTGTGCTAGGCATTAAGTCCAATACGATCCGTAAGGGCTTAAGTGAATTTACAGGCACTCCTATGCGCCAAGAAATCGTACCATTTGAAGATATTGTTATTTTAAATGACGCATATAATGCAAATCCGTCTTCTATGGCTGAAGCGATTAAGGCTTTAGGTCAGCTAGAAGGTAAACGTAAAATCGCTATGCTTGGGGATATGCTTGAACTTGGTGATTATACGGAACAAGCGCATCGTGAAATTGGTCAATTACTTGCTGAAGAAGGTTATAGTGTTGTTTTCACCTTCGGTGATGCTGCCGCCTTTATTGCTAAAGAAGCAAAAAAAGCAGGCTTAACTACATTCCGTTGTAATAGCCATTTGGAAATGGCCAATGCCTATAGTGATATTCGTGAAAAAGGGGACGTTATCCTTGTCAAAGGCTCCCGTGGTTTGCGGATGGAACGAGTTGTTGAAGAATTGAAAGATCGTGAATAA
- the murD gene encoding UDP-N-acetylmuramoyl-L-alanine--D-glutamate ligase → MEYGDKHILVLGAGASGIGASWVLAQVGAHVVLNDYKPVTLPADEEKRLVSAGVKIITGRQDESLLDGVDRIVISPGISLDIPIVKAAQARGIDVVSEVEVAYELSKSPIVAVTGTNGKTTTTTLLTKVLEGTGKPVRVGGNIGDSLSEVAYSMPADGFLVAELSSYQLETIKHFRPIGAIMLNITADHLARHKTMENYIAAKERIFENQLSTDFMVLNIDDPIVADMEHRVLSHILKISQHQVVPNGAYYDKGQCYVTKDGIATPVIGSDDIHIPGSHNIENILTVIALTYVLGVPAETIHRIISEFHGVEHRLERVKTIDGITFYNDSKATNVDSVVKALESFDQSVILLAGGHDKMTPLEDFMQLVKDHTKAVIFMGEAADRFEAAAKEAGVQPIYRASSMKDAVEQGYKLADQGDIVLLSPACSSFDWYSCFEERGDDFKNCVHMLQEGRHH, encoded by the coding sequence ATGGAATACGGAGACAAACATATACTTGTTCTGGGCGCTGGTGCTAGCGGCATAGGCGCATCTTGGGTGTTAGCTCAAGTTGGGGCCCATGTAGTGTTAAATGATTATAAGCCTGTTACACTGCCTGCAGATGAGGAAAAAAGACTAGTATCAGCGGGTGTGAAGATTATTACAGGTCGACAAGACGAATCCTTGCTTGATGGCGTGGATCGTATTGTTATTTCTCCAGGTATTTCTCTAGATATTCCCATTGTAAAAGCTGCTCAAGCGCGAGGGATTGATGTAGTTAGTGAAGTTGAAGTAGCTTATGAGTTATCTAAATCGCCAATTGTAGCTGTTACTGGTACAAATGGTAAGACTACTACTACTACATTATTAACTAAGGTATTGGAAGGAACTGGGAAACCAGTTCGCGTTGGTGGCAACATTGGGGATTCCCTCAGTGAAGTTGCCTATTCCATGCCAGCAGATGGTTTCTTAGTAGCTGAACTATCTAGCTATCAACTAGAAACAATTAAGCATTTTAGACCCATTGGTGCTATTATGCTCAATATTACAGCCGATCATTTAGCTCGTCACAAGACGATGGAAAATTATATTGCTGCAAAGGAACGAATCTTTGAAAATCAATTGAGCACAGATTTTATGGTGCTTAATATTGATGATCCAATTGTAGCAGATATGGAACATCGTGTGCTTAGCCATATCCTTAAAATTAGTCAACATCAAGTGGTACCAAATGGTGCTTACTATGATAAAGGGCAATGTTATGTAACAAAGGATGGTATAGCTACTCCAGTTATTGGAAGCGATGATATCCATATTCCAGGTAGCCATAATATTGAAAATATTTTAACTGTTATCGCTTTAACCTATGTGTTAGGTGTACCGGCAGAAACTATTCATCGCATTATTAGTGAGTTCCATGGTGTTGAACATCGATTAGAACGAGTTAAAACGATTGATGGAATTACATTCTATAATGACTCTAAAGCTACTAATGTTGACTCTGTTGTAAAAGCATTGGAATCCTTTGATCAATCAGTTATTTTATTAGCTGGTGGTCATGATAAAATGACTCCATTAGAAGATTTTATGCAGCTTGTTAAAGATCATACAAAAGCTGTTATTTTTATGGGTGAAGCGGCGGACCGATTTGAAGCTGCTGCAAAAGAGGCTGGCGTTCAGCCTATTTACAGAGCTTCATCCATGAAAGATGCTGTTGAACAAGGTTATAAATTGGCTGACCAAGGTGATATTGTATTATTATCACCAGCTTGTTCAAGCTTTGATTGGTACAGCTGTTTTGAAGAACGTGGCGATGATTTTAAAAATTGTGTTCATATGTTGCAAGAAGGGAGACACCATTAA
- a CDS encoding DUF881 domain-containing protein, whose translation MIVVRHERWAIAIVSCILGFMVVTQYKMTQDNIEENIRLQRAGDLAVQLREAQSERDALLKQIESLKKSGANGDGKADEQLMMKAALTNVKGPGVSVLIEDSLKPVQSGENPNLYVIHDEDILRIVNELRAGGAEAIAINDQRLIGTSEIRCSGPTITVNGKVFGAPFTVKAIGDPKTLNSALTMRGGVVDSLKHWGIKVTIKQEEDVAIPAFTGTFREEHMKPNELGGKE comes from the coding sequence ATGATTGTCGTGAGACACGAACGGTGGGCAATTGCCATAGTCAGTTGTATATTAGGGTTTATGGTTGTAACCCAATATAAGATGACGCAAGATAATATAGAAGAAAATATTCGCTTACAACGGGCTGGTGATTTAGCAGTACAATTGCGAGAGGCCCAGAGTGAACGGGATGCTTTATTAAAGCAAATTGAATCACTAAAAAAATCTGGTGCTAATGGTGACGGTAAAGCTGATGAACAGCTCATGATGAAGGCGGCTTTAACAAATGTTAAAGGTCCAGGTGTTAGCGTGTTGATTGAAGATAGCTTAAAGCCTGTTCAAAGTGGTGAAAATCCTAATTTGTATGTAATTCATGATGAAGATATTCTTAGGATTGTCAATGAATTACGTGCTGGTGGGGCTGAAGCAATCGCTATTAATGATCAACGCCTCATAGGAACGTCTGAAATACGATGTTCAGGCCCGACTATTACTGTAAATGGGAAGGTCTTTGGAGCTCCCTTTACGGTGAAAGCTATTGGAGATCCAAAGACATTAAATTCTGCGCTCACTATGCGCGGTGGTGTAGTAGATTCACTTAAACATTGGGGAATAAAGGTAACTATAAAGCAAGAAGAGGATGTAGCGATTCCTGCTTTCACAGGTACTTTTAGAGAAGAACATATGAAGCCTAATGAGTTAGGAGGTAAAGAATGA
- the mraY gene encoding phospho-N-acetylmuramoyl-pentapeptide-transferase, whose translation MIYHILLAFVVTFIITVVLGKFAIPMLRSLHAQQSIREEGPESHQAKAGTPTMGGAFMMVALVIGVALFAPWNVGTGMLLFLTLGHCLLGFFDDFVKAVKKRNLGLTAKQKLLGQFILAAIFCYCITEIMVIPTTLWIPVADIHLQLGWAYYVLAFLIIVGATNAVNLTDGLDGLASGTSAVAAIAFSVIGLMAASTTNSIGAESVAYYGAIVAAVCLGFLVYNVNPAKVFMGDTGSLALGGAFAAMAILTKTELLLVVIGGIFVMEALSVIIQVISFKTRGVRVFKMSPIHHHFELSGWAEQTVVNRFWFGGAVLAVIGVILATITL comes from the coding sequence ATGATATATCACATTCTGTTAGCCTTCGTAGTAACCTTTATTATTACGGTAGTGCTAGGTAAATTTGCTATTCCTATGTTGCGTTCTTTGCACGCACAACAAAGTATTCGTGAAGAAGGTCCAGAAAGTCATCAAGCGAAAGCTGGTACACCAACAATGGGTGGCGCTTTCATGATGGTAGCCCTCGTCATTGGGGTTGCTTTATTTGCACCGTGGAATGTGGGTACTGGTATGTTATTATTCCTAACATTAGGTCATTGTTTATTGGGCTTTTTTGATGATTTTGTAAAAGCTGTAAAAAAACGTAATCTTGGTTTGACAGCTAAGCAAAAGTTACTAGGTCAATTTATTTTGGCTGCCATATTCTGTTACTGTATTACTGAAATTATGGTTATTCCTACCACATTGTGGATTCCTGTAGCAGATATTCACCTTCAATTAGGTTGGGCTTATTATGTATTGGCATTTTTAATTATCGTAGGTGCTACGAATGCTGTAAACCTTACAGATGGTCTTGATGGTTTAGCTAGTGGTACATCTGCTGTAGCTGCCATTGCCTTCTCCGTTATCGGCCTTATGGCTGCATCCACAACAAATTCTATTGGCGCTGAAAGCGTTGCTTACTATGGTGCCATTGTAGCCGCTGTTTGCCTTGGTTTCTTGGTATACAATGTAAACCCTGCAAAAGTATTTATGGGGGATACAGGTTCTTTAGCATTAGGTGGCGCTTTTGCAGCAATGGCAATTCTTACAAAAACAGAATTATTACTCGTTGTCATTGGCGGTATTTTTGTTATGGAAGCGTTGTCCGTTATTATTCAAGTTATTTCGTTCAAAACTCGTGGTGTACGAGTGTTTAAAATGAGCCCTATTCACCATCATTTTGAGTTGTCTGGTTGGGCTGAACAAACTGTTGTTAATCGCTTCTGGTTTGGTGGCGCTGTATTAGCTGTTATCGGTGTCATTTTAGCGACTATAACTTTGTAA
- a CDS encoding D-alanine--D-alanine ligase family protein has translation MKDKKIIVLMGGPSKEAEVSRRTGAAIAEALESKGYNAQTLELNPRTVLKDIEALGGEVVFNAIHGRYGEDGALQGLLEMAEIPYTGSGIMAHAVGMNKKVSKDVFKGANIPTAASESFNGNLESAEAIIEHIRKDFTIPVVVKSATQGSSIGVTIVRDEAQLEAAVTEALKYDPILVVEQFLDGREFTVSVLDGKALSVIEIRPHSGEYDYKSKYTVGATEYLVPAPISEEMTAEMQRIGELVYREVQGSGVVRVDVMTDHADKMYVLEYNTVPGMTATSLVPKAAKEMGIDFPTLCEKILLTASIGKF, from the coding sequence ATGAAAGATAAAAAAATAATCGTATTGATGGGTGGTCCTTCCAAAGAGGCGGAAGTATCTCGCCGTACTGGTGCGGCTATTGCGGAAGCACTTGAAAGCAAAGGTTATAATGCCCAAACATTAGAACTTAATCCACGTACTGTTTTAAAAGATATTGAAGCCCTCGGTGGTGAAGTAGTATTCAATGCCATTCACGGCCGTTATGGTGAAGACGGTGCATTACAAGGCTTATTAGAAATGGCTGAAATTCCATACACTGGGTCCGGTATTATGGCTCATGCAGTAGGGATGAATAAAAAAGTAAGTAAAGATGTGTTTAAAGGTGCCAATATTCCTACGGCGGCTTCCGAGTCCTTCAATGGCAATCTTGAATCTGCAGAGGCTATTATTGAACACATCCGTAAAGATTTTACAATTCCAGTAGTTGTGAAATCTGCCACTCAAGGTTCTAGTATTGGGGTTACTATCGTTCGCGATGAAGCTCAGTTAGAAGCGGCTGTAACAGAAGCTCTTAAATATGACCCTATTCTCGTGGTAGAACAATTCCTTGATGGTCGTGAATTTACAGTATCTGTTTTAGATGGTAAAGCATTGTCTGTTATTGAAATTCGTCCACATTCTGGTGAATACGACTACAAGAGTAAGTATACTGTAGGTGCTACCGAGTATTTAGTGCCAGCACCTATTAGTGAAGAAATGACTGCTGAAATGCAACGCATTGGGGAACTTGTGTATCGCGAAGTACAAGGCAGTGGGGTTGTTCGTGTTGATGTTATGACAGATCATGCCGATAAGATGTATGTTCTTGAATATAACACTGTGCCTGGTATGACAGCAACGTCTTTAGTACCAAAAGCAGCTAAAGAAATGGGAATTGACTTCCCAACATTATGTGAAAAAATTCTATTAACAGCTAGTATAGGGAAATTTTAA
- a CDS encoding cell division protein FtsQ/DivIB, producing MDDKQNHPSNSGEMQSSTPVRDERAVFRKRVLKIGGAVTLVLVGLFTLPIPFGSLKVTGSDKVTVQDVMVAGDIHEPVNILQISTEKLKTRLSKDLRVEEAQISYQLPLTMVVNVVERKAVAVVPAQFGYLTLDGKGQVIASEPAIQDTSVPMISGVKAGNILLGDTVVDNPILAALEYLNSLDEETFKNIAEVNIGDPDAIMAYTVSGVQIRLGDGKDLAKKAELTQSMLQDIKKTHGNVQYIDVNVSSPYIKTDVMPEGKKHQNGAPTTENSSTKKDETKTR from the coding sequence ATGGATGATAAGCAAAACCATCCATCCAACTCTGGGGAGATGCAGTCTTCTACACCTGTTCGTGATGAACGGGCTGTATTTAGAAAACGAGTGTTAAAAATCGGTGGTGCAGTTACTCTCGTGTTGGTGGGGTTGTTTACACTACCTATTCCTTTTGGATCCTTAAAAGTTACTGGATCGGATAAGGTAACTGTACAAGATGTAATGGTAGCAGGTGATATCCATGAACCTGTTAATATATTGCAAATTAGTACAGAAAAATTAAAAACTAGATTGTCGAAAGACTTACGTGTCGAAGAGGCTCAAATTAGCTATCAGTTGCCACTTACAATGGTGGTAAATGTAGTGGAACGCAAGGCTGTTGCCGTTGTACCAGCTCAGTTTGGATATTTGACCCTTGATGGTAAAGGTCAAGTGATTGCATCTGAGCCTGCTATTCAAGATACATCTGTGCCTATGATTTCTGGTGTAAAAGCTGGAAATATACTCTTAGGAGATACGGTAGTAGATAATCCGATATTGGCTGCTCTTGAATACTTGAACTCTCTTGATGAGGAGACGTTCAAAAATATTGCGGAGGTTAATATCGGAGATCCTGATGCAATAATGGCATATACTGTTTCAGGTGTACAGATTCGACTGGGAGATGGCAAAGACTTAGCCAAAAAAGCAGAGCTAACTCAGTCGATGTTACAAGATATTAAAAAGACTCATGGTAATGTACAGTATATCGATGTAAATGTTTCGTCACCGTACATTAAAACCGATGTGATGCCAGAAGGCAAAAAACATCAAAATGGAGCACCGACTACAGAAAATTCATCTACTAAGAAAGATGAGACAAAAACAAGATAA
- a CDS encoding small basic family protein, translating to MNIYIFAIIGLIIGAILGWIAPLHIPASYSNYTSVAVLAALDAVFGGSRAALERTFDLSNFVIGFFSNMVLAVILVYVGDLIGINLYYVALIGFGLRVFINVGAIRKIIMTKRF from the coding sequence ATGAATATCTATATCTTTGCCATCATTGGCCTAATTATAGGGGCTATCTTAGGATGGATAGCACCACTTCATATCCCCGCTAGTTATTCGAATTATACTTCTGTAGCTGTTCTAGCAGCTTTAGATGCAGTATTTGGTGGCAGTCGAGCAGCATTGGAAAGAACCTTTGATCTCAGTAACTTTGTCATTGGGTTCTTTTCAAATATGGTATTAGCTGTTATTCTTGTATATGTTGGTGATTTAATAGGCATTAACCTATACTATGTGGCCCTTATTGGGTTTGGGTTGCGTGTATTTATTAATGTAGGCGCTATACGCAAGATAATTATGACTAAGCGGTTCTAA
- the murC gene encoding UDP-N-acetylmuramate--L-alanine ligase, which translates to MLDGIHKIHLIGIGGSGMRAIANILIQKGYDVSGSDVTESAVIEKFRNMGATVHIGHNKEYVNGVDAVVRSTAIREDNPEIVAAKEQGITILHRSDIVKAVLDVTDGIAVAGAHGKTSTTSMIGQILVEADADPTVIIGGEVDYLKGSSCLGKGHFSVVEADESDGSFLKLRPHTIVITNIEDDHMDHYKTMDNLLNAFCEFVETLPESGKAIVCGDNENIRYIMSRVNRNFITYGLSDNNDYVAKNIHYVDSTLVYDVYHKGVNIERIRLRVPGEHNVLNSLAAFIVAHDCCGVETRIITKGLGKFIGAKRRFETKGHVAGVWVVDDYAHHPTEIKATLKAAKELEKHRVICVFQPHRFTRTSLLKDEFATAFTNADEVYMTDIYSSGEDPIPGIDGHTIPNAIKAATGQDVNYVPSVDDLPEVLAKVVRPNDLVITMGAGSINQYGPKLLTILEEGLQ; encoded by the coding sequence ATGTTAGACGGTATTCATAAGATTCACCTTATTGGTATAGGTGGGTCTGGCATGCGTGCTATAGCGAATATTTTAATTCAAAAAGGTTATGATGTATCTGGTTCAGATGTAACTGAATCTGCAGTTATTGAAAAGTTCAGAAATATGGGCGCTACCGTTCATATTGGTCATAATAAAGAGTATGTAAATGGCGTTGATGCTGTAGTTCGTTCTACAGCTATTCGTGAAGATAATCCTGAAATTGTAGCGGCAAAAGAACAAGGTATTACAATTTTGCACCGTTCCGATATTGTAAAAGCTGTGTTAGACGTAACAGATGGCATTGCAGTAGCCGGCGCACACGGTAAAACTTCTACTACTTCAATGATTGGTCAAATTTTAGTAGAAGCAGATGCTGATCCAACAGTTATTATTGGTGGTGAAGTAGATTATTTAAAAGGCAGTAGTTGCCTTGGCAAAGGCCATTTTTCTGTAGTAGAAGCAGATGAAAGTGATGGGTCTTTCTTGAAACTACGTCCACACACAATTGTTATTACTAATATTGAAGATGATCATATGGATCATTACAAAACAATGGATAATTTGCTAAATGCATTCTGTGAGTTTGTTGAAACCTTACCAGAATCTGGCAAAGCAATCGTATGTGGTGATAATGAAAATATTCGCTACATTATGAGTCGTGTAAATCGTAACTTCATTACATATGGCTTAAGCGATAATAATGACTATGTAGCTAAAAATATTCATTATGTAGATTCTACATTGGTTTATGATGTATATCATAAGGGTGTAAATATTGAGCGTATTCGCTTGCGTGTTCCTGGTGAACATAATGTATTGAACTCCTTGGCTGCCTTTATTGTGGCTCATGATTGCTGTGGTGTAGAAACACGTATCATTACTAAGGGCTTAGGTAAATTTATCGGTGCAAAACGTCGTTTTGAAACGAAAGGTCATGTAGCCGGTGTATGGGTTGTTGATGACTATGCTCATCATCCTACAGAGATTAAAGCTACGTTGAAAGCTGCAAAAGAGTTAGAAAAACATCGTGTTATCTGTGTATTCCAACCACATCGCTTTACTCGTACTAGCTTGCTAAAGGATGAATTTGCCACTGCTTTCACAAACGCTGATGAAGTCTATATGACAGATATTTATAGCTCTGGCGAAGATCCAATCCCTGGAATTGATGGACATACGATTCCAAATGCTATTAAAGCGGCCACAGGTCAAGATGTAAATTATGTGCCGTCTGTTGACGATTTACCTGAAGTATTAGCTAAAGTAGTGAGACCTAATGACTTGGTTATCACCATGGGCGCAGGTTCTATTAATCAATATGGACCAAAATTATTAACTATATTGGAGGAAGGCTTACAATGA
- a CDS encoding UDP-N-acetylmuramoyl-L-alanyl-D-glutamate--2,6-diaminopimelate ligase produces MKQLQDIVKTLQTPHIEGNTAVEVLDITADSRAVKAGSLFIALDGATVDGHNYVNKAVEAGAVAVLVSKPVEVSGDVCVITVEDTRKAMMACVPYFFDYPANSMRMIGVTGTNGKTTTTHMIRHILKGQGHKVGVIGTVHIMIGDTSYPIHNTTPDVVDLQHILHQMVEEGVTHCVMEVSSHALALGRVSGVEYDTAVFTNLTQDHLDFHKTFENYLAAKCKLFEQVSAPNQTKSGKGAIINIDDEYGHRVIEKTTAPIITYSIDGKGTLNAHDVEMTPKSSRYTVSYDGNDYTVAMNTTGLFNVYNTLAAIGACLLEGISMEDIDKAMKTFSAVPGRFELIEEGQPFAVVVDYAHTPDGLENILQTAKAIQENRIIVVFGCGGDRDATKRPIMGRIAAQYGDIVYVTSDNPRTEDPVQIVKDVEVGVKEGLREGSHYEVIVDRREAIQHAIQNAKPGDIVLIAGKGHEDYQILKDKTIHFDDREEARAALKEI; encoded by the coding sequence ATGAAACAATTACAAGATATAGTAAAAACTTTGCAAACACCGCATATAGAAGGAAATACAGCTGTTGAGGTATTAGATATTACGGCTGATTCTCGTGCAGTAAAAGCAGGTAGCTTATTTATTGCGTTAGATGGTGCCACTGTAGATGGTCATAATTATGTAAATAAAGCTGTTGAAGCTGGTGCTGTAGCAGTACTTGTATCTAAACCAGTAGAGGTAAGTGGTGATGTTTGTGTTATCACTGTAGAGGATACTCGAAAAGCTATGATGGCTTGTGTACCATATTTCTTTGATTATCCAGCCAATTCTATGCGTATGATCGGTGTTACTGGTACTAATGGTAAAACGACTACAACTCATATGATTCGTCATATTTTGAAAGGCCAAGGCCATAAAGTAGGCGTTATTGGTACCGTTCATATTATGATTGGTGATACATCCTATCCAATTCACAATACAACACCGGATGTAGTAGATTTACAACATATTCTTCATCAAATGGTAGAAGAAGGTGTTACCCATTGTGTCATGGAAGTATCTTCCCATGCGTTAGCATTAGGTCGGGTTTCTGGTGTTGAATATGATACAGCAGTATTCACGAACTTAACACAAGATCATTTGGACTTTCACAAGACCTTTGAAAATTATTTGGCCGCTAAGTGTAAATTATTTGAACAAGTTAGCGCGCCAAACCAAACTAAATCTGGTAAAGGGGCTATCATCAATATCGATGACGAGTATGGTCATCGTGTAATTGAAAAAACAACGGCGCCTATCATTACATACAGTATTGATGGTAAAGGAACGTTGAATGCTCATGATGTTGAAATGACGCCTAAATCTAGTCGTTATACTGTATCCTATGATGGCAATGACTATACAGTGGCTATGAATACAACTGGTTTGTTTAATGTATATAATACATTGGCTGCTATTGGCGCTTGTCTATTAGAAGGTATCTCCATGGAAGATATCGATAAGGCGATGAAAACATTTAGCGCTGTGCCTGGCCGTTTTGAGCTTATTGAAGAAGGTCAACCATTTGCAGTTGTTGTAGACTATGCACATACACCAGATGGGTTAGAAAATATTCTACAAACAGCAAAGGCTATTCAAGAAAATCGCATTATTGTAGTCTTTGGTTGTGGTGGTGACCGGGATGCTACAAAACGTCCTATAATGGGCCGTATTGCTGCACAATATGGCGATATAGTATATGTTACATCTGACAATCCTCGTACAGAAGATCCTGTGCAAATTGTGAAAGATGTAGAGGTAGGCGTTAAAGAAGGACTTCGTGAAGGCTCTCACTATGAAGTTATCGTTGATCGTCGGGAAGCGATTCAACATGCAATACAAAATGCAAAACCTGGGGATATTGTACTAATTGCAGGTAAGGGGCATGAGGATTACCAAATCTTAAAGGATAAAACGATTCATTTCGATGATCGTGAAGAGGCGCGAGCAGCCCTCAAGGAGATCTAA
- the murG gene encoding undecaprenyldiphospho-muramoylpentapeptide beta-N-acetylglucosaminyltransferase yields MKRIIISGGGTGGHIYPAITIYKEIMKQNPDAQVLYVGTEKGLEATLVPKEGIEFTTLPVQGLQRKLSLGTLVTLGKTAFSLVKANTIISNFKPDVVIGTGGYVCGPILMAAALRNIPTLIQEQNVIAGITNKILSRFVDIVAVGYKDAEASFSKAKRVVYTGNPVRPDVLVDTRADGRNYFNLSDDTFTVLIAGGSRGARTINNAMIDVHKHFQGTKGIKLIHITGDGEYKSVLSQLGITDGDGLGDSSVILPYLHDMPKALAAADLAVFRSGAIGLAELAVRGIPSVLVPYPYAAEDHQTYNARIFVQEGAAHMIVDQMLSAHDLIGEIEMFMANRDLLSQMGERALQLGKPNAAHDIAKLALSIAK; encoded by the coding sequence ATGAAACGTATCATTATTTCAGGTGGTGGCACCGGTGGACATATATATCCAGCAATAACTATATATAAGGAAATTATGAAGCAGAACCCTGATGCACAGGTTTTATATGTAGGAACTGAAAAGGGCTTAGAGGCAACCTTAGTGCCTAAAGAAGGCATTGAGTTTACTACATTACCTGTACAAGGTTTGCAACGTAAATTATCTCTTGGTACGTTAGTGACGTTAGGTAAGACGGCTTTCTCTCTTGTGAAAGCCAATACAATCATTTCTAACTTTAAGCCGGATGTAGTTATTGGTACTGGTGGTTATGTCTGTGGTCCTATTCTCATGGCTGCAGCATTACGCAACATTCCAACATTGATACAGGAACAAAATGTCATTGCAGGTATTACAAATAAAATTCTAAGCCGTTTTGTTGATATAGTAGCCGTGGGCTACAAGGATGCAGAAGCATCTTTTTCAAAGGCAAAACGCGTAGTGTATACTGGTAACCCAGTACGCCCTGATGTATTAGTCGATACTAGAGCTGATGGACGTAATTATTTTAATTTAAGTGATGACACATTTACAGTTCTCATAGCAGGTGGCTCTCGGGGGGCGCGAACTATCAATAATGCTATGATTGATGTACATAAGCATTTTCAAGGAACAAAAGGAATCAAATTAATCCATATTACAGGGGACGGAGAATACAAATCTGTGTTATCTCAGCTTGGTATTACCGATGGTGATGGTTTAGGTGATTCTTCAGTGATTCTGCCATATCTACATGATATGCCAAAAGCTTTGGCAGCAGCTGATTTAGCAGTCTTTAGATCTGGTGCTATCGGTCTTGCTGAGCTGGCGGTTCGAGGTATTCCATCTGTGTTGGTACCATATCCATATGCAGCGGAAGATCATCAAACATATAATGCCCGTATCTTTGTTCAAGAAGGGGCTGCTCATATGATCGTTGATCAAATGTTAAGTGCTCATGATTTGATAGGGGAAATTGAAATGTTTATGGCCAATCGTGATTTATTGTCACAAATGGGAGAACGAGCATTGCAATTAGGGAAACCAAATGCGGCTCATGATATTGCAAAATTAGCATTATCTATTGCAAAGTAA